Proteins from one Elgaria multicarinata webbii isolate HBS135686 ecotype San Diego chromosome 3, rElgMul1.1.pri, whole genome shotgun sequence genomic window:
- the LOC134396160 gene encoding zinc finger protein 436-like: MEEQEPAGAKPRESVEGGARDLHVVQIGASGELLEGVPPPPQFKREPEEQCWETQLQDFLKTMQPPRPGWRNPPSSHYPSGEDTKYFQTSFKGVDEAGRWPKVECVSQGVSGLGRDDSRAYESSRDSPVKVKEEVLDEDPVTVEMRRQRFRLFCYEEAEGPREVCNQLWELCHQWLRPENHTKEQILEFLILEQFLTVLPPEMQSWVREQGPETCTRAVALAEGFLQESEEPEQKMAGSLEKAFNSPKSDHSPPVVLKMQLPLEDKQEDDWEATLSGNEQVQDEEEEESFQADRPEQGISLERAKAKGFQGHEMDERSESHQGSEGHQENHPGKAPKLCEEGERVVRESPFQEGTHRHTDSGESSCQSFGHQEMQPIEKPHKCSFCGASFYERTHLVIHERIHTGEKPYKCSVCETWFSHPSELMRHEETHMPEKPHKCAACGKSFNQKASLITHERTHTGEKPYECSECGKSFSTSSQLITHKRVHTGEKPYSCSYCGKNFNQKASLITHKRTHTGEKPYECTLCGKSFSACSQIINHIRVHTGEKPYECLECGKRFGSSSHLTDHKRTHTGEKPYKCPDCGKNFSRSSNLTAHSRIHTGEKPYICSGCGKSFRQKASLITHKRTHTGEKPFECAECGKSFISSSRLVSHKRVHTGEKPYECLECGKCFISSSHLLSHKRVHTGEEPYKCS; the protein is encoded by the exons atggaggaaCAGGAGCCCGCTGGTGCCAAGCCCCGGGAGAGTGTGGAAGGGGGAGCGCGAGACCTTCACGTCGTCCAGATTGGGGCGTCTGGGGAGCTGCTGGAAGGGGTGCCGCCCCCGCCGCAGTTCAAACGGGAGCCTGAGGAGCAGTGCTGGGAAACCCAGCTGCAGGACTTCCTGAAGACGATGCAGCCGCCCCGTCCTGGGTGGAGAAACCCGCCGTCCTCTCACTACCCGTCAGGAGAAGATACCAAGTATTTTCAGACCTCCTTCAAAGGAGTAGACGAAGCCGGCCGGTGGCCGAAAGTCGAATGCGTGTCCCAAGGGGTGTCGGGCCTTGGCAGAGACGACAGCAGGGCCTACGAGAGCAGCCGAGATTCTCCCGTGAAAGTGAAGGAGGAGGTCTTGGACGAAGATCCGGTCACCGTGGAGATGCGGAGGCAGCGCTTCCGGCTCTTCTGCTACGAGGAGGCCGAGGGCCCCCGGGAGGTTTGCAACCAGCTCTGGGAGCTTTGCCACCAGTGGCTGAGGCCAGAGAACCACACCAAAGAGCAGATCTTGGAGTTCCtcatcctggagcagttcctgactgtcctgcccccggagatgcaGAGCTGGGTCAGGGAACAAGGGCCCGAGACCTGCACGCGGGCTGTAGCCCTGGCAGAAGGTTTCCTGCAAGAGTCTGAGGAACCGGAACAAAAG atgGCGGGATCCTTGGAGAAGGCATTTAATTCGCCAAAGTCTGATCATTCTCCGCCTGTTGTCCTGAAGATGCAGCTCCCCCTGGAGGACAAgcaggaggatgactgggaggcCACCTTGTCTG GCAATGAGCAAGTGCaagacgaggaagaggaggagtcctTTCAGGCTGACCGGCCCGAGCAAGGAATATCGTTGGAAAGAGCCAAAGCAAAAGGCTTCCAGGGCCATGAGATGGACGAGAGGTCCGAGAGTCATCAAGGTTCGGAGGGTCACCAGGAGAACCATCCCGGGAAGGCACCAAAGCTTTGTGAGGAAGGCGAGAGGGTCGTACGGGAAAGCCCCTTCCAGGAGGGAACCCACAGGCACACAGACTCAGGGGAAAGCTCCTGTCAGAGCTTTGGCCATCAGGAAATGCAACCGATCGAGAAACCCCACAAATGCTCGTTTTGCGGGGCGAGCTTCTACGAGAGAACCCACTTGGTGATCCACGagagaatccacactggggagaagccgtacaagtGCTCCGTGTGcgagacgtggttctcccaccccTCCGAGCTCATGCGGCATGAGGAGACCCACATGCCGGAGAAGCCCCACAAGTGTGCGGCCTGTGGCAAAAGCTTCAACCAGAAAGCGTCCCTCATCACCCACGAGAGgacccacacgggagagaaaccctaCGAGTGCTccgagtgcgggaagagcttcagtaCCAGCTCCCAGCTCATTACACACAAGAGggttcacacgggggagaagccgtacaGCTGCTCGTACTGCGGCAAGAATTTCAACCAGAAAGCGTCCCTCATCACGCACAAGAgaacccacacgggggagaaaccctaCGAGTGCACActgtgcgggaagagcttcagcgCGTGCTCTCAGATCATCAACCATATCCGAGTCCACACGGGCGAAAAGCCCTATGAGTGCTTGGAGTGCGGCAAGCGTTTCGGCAGCAGCTCCCACCTGACGGATCACAAGAGAacgcacacgggcgagaagccgtaCAAGTGCCCCGACTGCGGGAAGAACTTCAGCCGGAGTTCCAACCTCACCGCGCACAGtcggatccacacaggagagaagccatacaTATGCTCAGGTTGCGGCAAAAGCTTCCGGCAGAAAGCGTCCCTGATCACACACAAGAgaacccacacgggggagaaacccttCGAGTGCGccgagtgcggaaagagcttcatttCCAGCTCCCGCCTCGTCAGCCACAAACGGgtgcacacgggggagaagccctatgagtgCTTGGAATGTGGGAAGTGCTTCATTTCCAGCTCCCACCTGCTCAGTCATAAAAGAGTGCACACGGGAGAGGAGCCGTACAAGTGCTCGTAG